A single window of Onychostoma macrolepis isolate SWU-2019 chromosome 16, ASM1243209v1, whole genome shotgun sequence DNA harbors:
- the smarcc1a gene encoding SWI/SNF complex subunit SMARCC1 isoform X2 codes for MRKEKQVLVHWGNYPDSYDTWVSTSDVDGDVEDPPSSEKPWRVHAKWVIDTDAFNEWMNEEDYEVDENKKPVSFRQRIFPGEEVSSRTPDRKDRKSLVSGKKRRRSPSPPSTPAESRKKGKKGNPGSQGRRRGHQNEDEQDEDLTKDLEDPSPVPGMEEVTLPKNVNQKKDSENTPVKGGTVADLDDQEDDSLASGGKEEDEQGKTEVNRLIDSEDNVTEQTHHIIIPSYAAWFDYNSIHEIERRALPEFFNGKNKSKTPEIYLAYRNFMIDTYRLNPQEYLTSTSCRRNLTGDVCAVMRVHAFLEQWGLVNYQVDAESRPLPMGPPPTPHFNVLADTPSGLVPLHHRPPQVPPAQQMLNFPEKGKDKPTDLLNFGLRTDIYSKKNPKGKGAAGGREWTEQETLLLLEALEMYKDDWNKVSEHVGSRTQDECILHFLRLPIEDQYLESSEASLGPLAYQPIPFSQSGNPVMSTVAFLASVVDPRVAAAAARAALEEFSRVREEVPTELVEAHVKKVQEAARSTGKVDPAFGLESSGIAGTAPEEPEKTEPTETEKMDTDSDSQPDKAESKDEAEKPSESAEKPTETEKEKNETTEKSEPQEEEESEGGESKTAEKDKEEDMETTEEGKEGEEEKEEGKKKLELDIGEGNIATAAAAALASAATKAKHLAAVEERKIKSLVALLVETQMKKLELKLRHFEELETIMDREKEALELQRQQLLTERQAFHMEQLKYAEMKARQQMEQQAAAQQNAGGHHGPPPHGPPPHGPPPGMHPGHPGHPGHPGPGFPPMHHPIGPHHVPQTGPMVGPGQPMPGQPMPGRMMPGPSPVGPQQGGMLPMMGPRHPGPPNGMYPVPPPTAQPDGMPPGPVGPSVSAPPPRAAEN; via the exons ATGCGCAAAGAAAAGCAAGTTTTGGTTCACTGGGGTAATTACCCTGACAG TTATGACACATGGGTATCCACAAGTGATGTGGATGGAGATGTTGAGGATCCACCAAGTTCTGAGAAACCATGGAGG GTGCATGCTAAATGGGTCATCGACACAGATGCTTTCAACGAGTGGATGAATGAGGAAGATTATGAAGTGGATGAGAACAAGAAGCCTGTGAGTTTTCGCCAGCGGATCTTCCCAGGGGAGGAAGTG TCTTCCCGTACACCCGATCGCAAGGACCGCAAGTCCCTGGTTTCCGGCAAAAAGAGGAGACGCTCTCCATCCCCACCCAGCACCCCTGCAGAGTCCCGCAAAAAGGGCAAGAAAGG GAATCCTGGATCACAGGGGAGACGCCGTGGACATCAAAATGAAGACGAGCAGGATGAAGACCTCACAAAGGACCTGGAAGATCCCTCCCCTGTACCAGGAATGGAGGAAGTTACATTGCCAAAGAATG TTAATCAGAAAAAGGACAGTGAGAACACACCAGTGAAAGGCGGAACGGTTGCTGATTTGG ATGACCAGGAAGATGATTCACTAGCATCTGGTGGCAAG GAGGAAGATGAACAGGGCAAAACGGAGGTCAATCGTCTGATTGACTCTGAGGACAACGTGACTGAACAAACCCATCACATCATTATACCCAGCTATGCTGCCTGGTTCGACTACAACAG TATACATGAAATTGAGAGGCGTGCCTTGCCTGAGTTCTTCAATGGCAAAAACAAATCTAAGACTCCAGAGAT CTATCTGGCTTATCGTAACTTCATGATTGACACATACCGGCTGAATCCTCAGGAGTACCTGACCTCCACCTCCTGCAGGAGAAACCTCACTGGAGATGTGTGTGCGGTCATGAg AGTGCATGCCTTTTTGGAGCAGTGGGGGCTGGTGAACTACCAGGTTGATGCTGAGAGCAGACCTCTCCCCATGGGCCCTCCACCAACCCCACATTTCAACGTTCTGGCTGATACTCCCTCTGGCTTGGTGCCACTGCACCACCGCCCCCCACAG GTTCCCCCTGCTCAGCAGATGCTGAACTTCCCAGAGAAGGGCAAAGACAAGCCAACTGACCTGCTGAACTTTGGCCTGCGTACAGACATTTACTCGAAGAAGAATCCCAAG GGTAAAGGGGCTGCAGGTGGGAGAGAGTGGACTGAGCAAGAAACATTGCTTCTGTTGGAG GCTTTGGAGATGTATAAGGATGACTGGAACAAGGTTTCGGAGCATGTGGGCAGCCGTACACAAGATGAGTGCATCTTGCACTTCCTACGGCTGCCCATAGAGGATCAATACCTGGAGAGCTCTGAAGCCTCTCTAGGCCCTTTGGCTTACCAGCCGATCCCCTTTAGCCAATCAGGAAATCCTGTTATGAGCACTGTTGCATTCCTTGCCTCTGTGGTCGACCCGCGTGTGGCGGCGGCTGCTGCCAGAGCAGCTTTGG AGGAGTTCTCGCGTGTGCGTGAGGAAGTTCCCACAGAACTGGTGGAGGCTCATGTGAAGAAGGTACAGGAAGCCGCTCGCAGCACAGGAAAAGTAGACCCTGCGTTCGGCCTGGAGAGCAGTGGCATTGCCGGTACAGCTCCTGAGGAACCAGAGAAGACGG AACCTACAGAGACTGAGAAGATGGACACTGACTCGGATTCCCAGCCTGACAAG GCGGAGTCAAAGGATGAAGCAGAGAAGCCCAGCGAGTCTGCGGAAAAGCCGACAGAGACAGAGAAGGAAAAGAATGAGACTACAGAGAAATCTGAGCCGCAGGAAGAGGAAGAGAGTGAGGGAGGAGAATCTAAGACAGCAG AGAAAGACAAAGAGGAGGACATGGAGACCACAGAGGAAGGGAAGGAGGGTGAGGAAGAAAAGGAGGAAGGAAAGAAAAAGCTTGAGTTGGATATCGGAGAGGGCAACATCGCCACCGCTGCCGCTGCTGCTCTGGCCTCTGCTGCCACCAAGGCAAAG CACCTGGCTGCAGTGGAAGAGAGGAAGATCAAATCTCTTGTGGCTCTGCTGGTAGAGACTCAGATGAAGAAGCTGGAGCTCAAACTCAGACACTTTGAGGAGCTGGAGACCATCATGGACCGTGAGAAAGAAGCA CTGGAGCTCCAGAGGCAGCAGCTTTTGACAGAGCGACAAGCATTCCACATGGAGCAGTTGAAGTACGCTGAGATGAAGGCTCGTCAGCAGATGGAGCAGCAGGCAGCTGCGCAGCAGAATGCAGGAGGCCATCATGGACCACCTCCACATGGCCCACCTCCCCACGGCCCACCTCCAGGCATGCACCCTGGACACCCAGGACATCCCGGACACCCAGGTCCCGGATTTCCCCCCATGCACCATCCCATAGGTCCCCACCATGTCCCTCAGACAG